ATACCGAAGCATGCTGCATAGACGATAAATAAAACCCATACTCTGTAATCTTTTAGGGTTTCTAAAAAGCCAACTTTGTCTTTTTTGATTTTAGGTAAGTCCACACCTTTGGCTTCCAACTCGCTAAAGTTTCCTTCTGGGGTGTCTTTTGTAAAGAAATAATAAAGCAGACCAGTCAAGAAGCAGACAATACCTGCGATAACCATAGAATATCTCCAAGCATCTCCTTCTGCGATACCAAAGCTAATGACGATGGCTGCAATGATAGGCATCCCTAATCTATTGGCTCCACCCCCTAAATTTCCCCATCCAGCTGAGGTAGCGTTAGCAGTTCCCACCACATTAGAGGCAAACATCAAAGAAGTATGCACCTGAGTGATGACAAAAGAAGCCCCAATAAATCCAGTGAAAAGACGGCATAAGTAAAACTGCATTGGGGTCTGAACCAAACCACTAAGTATTACCGGGATAGAACCTAAGACCAAAAGCCAGGTATAGCATATCCTAGGACCGTATTTATCGCACAGTTTCCCTATCAAGAGTCTGGCAAAAACAGTTCCTGCCACTGCTAATACTGTTGCATTCCATTTTTGTGCTGGTGTCAAGCCTAAATCTTTGACGACATCAGGCATGAATGGGACAATCCCAAACCATGCGAAAAAACAAATGAAAAACGCCAACGAAGTAATCCAAAAAGTTCGGATTGGAACACTACTGATATCTCTGAGATTCAATCGTGTTGCTTTGTGTGAGATGAGATGTTTCATTTTACTTAATTTTATCTTGAATAAAAGTAAGTAAAAATACTTATTATCTAAAGAAAGTACGTAAAATATTTAGTAAAAAAATTAAAAAAAGCCTTAAATGGTCTTTTAAGGCTAGTAAATATACGTATTAAATACTTAGATTAAGTGAAGCTCTTTGGATTTGTTGGTAAGCTCTACCAAATTTTTCACATTGAGTTTTTTCATCAAATTAAAGCGATGGACTTCAGCAGTTCTTTTACTGATTTTTAATTCATCAGCAATTTCATTATTCCCTTTCCCTTTGAGAATCAAATCCAAGATTTGTTTCTCACGATTCGTCAGTGCTGCAAGCTCTTCAGAAACCGGCTCTTTCTTCTGCTTAGGCTTAGGTG
Above is a window of Algoriphagus machipongonensis DNA encoding:
- a CDS encoding MFS transporter, whose protein sequence is MKHLISHKATRLNLRDISSVPIRTFWITSLAFFICFFAWFGIVPFMPDVVKDLGLTPAQKWNATVLAVAGTVFARLLIGKLCDKYGPRICYTWLLVLGSIPVILSGLVQTPMQFYLCRLFTGFIGASFVITQVHTSLMFASNVVGTANATSAGWGNLGGGANRLGMPIIAAIVISFGIAEGDAWRYSMVIAGIVCFLTGLLYYFFTKDTPEGNFSELEAKGVDLPKIKKDKVGFLETLKDYRVWVLFIVYAACFGIELTVYGTMDDYLQNTFQLERITAGNIVLSFALMNLFARTLGGFFGDKFGKTNGLKGRVYFLAVIMVIEGVMLSAFSLASSLYVGIALLIAFSLSVQMAEGATFSVVPFINRKAVGSISGIVGAGGNFGAFLAALFLSSKSAVAEKAALVASETLGATAAAAAQSAAAASAVSSGYLIIGSCIVLAGIVTLIIRFSTEDEKEAEIELKKLTPELVRVEK